One Oncorhynchus masou masou isolate Uvic2021 chromosome 2, UVic_Omas_1.1, whole genome shotgun sequence genomic region harbors:
- the selenos gene encoding selenoprotein S translates to MDDDVTIEDEGGPEIQKTPLGNQDLSFLQQTVGPLVAEYGWYLLFMCVGVYLVVQHLSKRRASQGQSSSASGAVQDPNAVVRRQEALEASRRRMQEELDAKAALFRLKQQQLEEEKRQQKIEMYDSMKEGRSYRGKAKTAQNTEEASTSTTVLKPKTDKKPLRSSGFNPLSGEGGGSCAWRPGRRGPSAGGG, encoded by the exons ATGGATGACGATGTTACCATTGAGGACGAAGGTGGACCAGAAATACAGAAGACACCCCTTGGAAACCAGGATTTAAGTTTCCTGCAACAAACTG TTGGACCATTGGTGGCAGAATATGGATGGTATCTGTTGTTCATGTGTGTGGGGGTCTACCTGGTGGTCCAGCACCTGAGCAAGAGGAGAGCCAGCCAGGGACAGAGCAGCTCTGCGTCTGGAGCAGTGCAAG ATCCCAATGCAGTAGTGAGGAGACAAGAGGCACTGGAGGCGTCCAGGAGAAGAATGCAGGAGGAGCTGGATGCCAAGGCGGCCCTCTTCAGGCTGAAACAACAACAG ctggaggaggagaagagacaacaGAAAATTGAGATGTATGACAGCATGAAAGAGGGGAGAAGTTACAGAGGAAAAGCAAAGACAGCCCAG AACACTGAAGAGGCCAGCACATCGACTACAGTGTTGAAACCAAAGACTGACAAGAAGCCCCTACGGAGCAGTG GCTTTAATCCCCTGAGCGGAGAGGGAGGTGGATCCTGTGCGTggagaccaggaaggagagggCCGTCAGCTGGCGGCGGATGA